A single window of Ptychodera flava strain L36383 chromosome 3 unlocalized genomic scaffold, AS_Pfla_20210202 Scaffold_25__1_contigs__length_14229661_pilon, whole genome shotgun sequence DNA harbors:
- the LOC139125574 gene encoding C-type lectin lectoxin-Thr1-like, whose amino-acid sequence MKTMLRFATVAVFSVAVCFCSAVERGNDELEDIEQHDISDVVEREALEEGTYGDPESETDFTGSISSVKSGLHYTCRRAWPWTKSCYYIYTQCVYTWSQAKQQCRNYGATLVTISDRAENKYLSDFIDGRFGKVWIGLNDRQAEGCWVWDSGKSSSYRNWYVGEPNGGRSENCVAMRSHRQGRWNDESCYNRRGFICKF is encoded by the exons ATGAAGACCATGCTACGATTTGCTACTGTTGCTGTGTTCAGCGTCGCAGTTTGTTTCTGCAGTGCTGTCGAGCGTGGTAACGACGAACTCGAGGATATCGAACAACACGATATCAGCGATGTCGTCGAGAGAGAAGCTCTAGAAGAAGGGACATATGGAGATCCAGAATCGGAAACCGATTTCACAGGTTCAATCAGCAGTGTTAAAAGTG GGCTGCATTACACCTGCCGACGTGCTTGGCCCTGGACCAAGAGTTGCTACTACATCTACACCCAATGTGTCTACACCTGGAGCCAAGCCAAGCAACAGTGCCGCAATTACGGTGCAACTCTGGTTACAATCAGTGACAGAGCAGAGAATAAATATCTCAGCG ACTTCATTGACGGCAGATTTGGGAAAGTGTGGATTGGACTGAATGATAGGCAAGCCGAAGGGTGCTGGGTATGGGACTCTGGAAAATCG AGCTCCTATCGGAACTGGTATGTGGGTGAACCAAATGGTGGTCGCTCGGAGAACTGTGTCGCAATGCGAAGCCATCGACAAGGAAGATGGAATGACGAATCCTGTTACAATAGACGAGGCTTCAtctgtaaattttaa
- the LOC139125174 gene encoding uncharacterized protein, producing the protein MVVNGMFYNTEDAIKSTFHLGYYNAHLGTIYIALISSLITIPTSTAMVAIFKKVKRVSAISPATNHHIFYIGTAAAQNGPARRQVLVRIYAIAAWLLVFMTSAVSTFFIILYSLHWGQDVSKQWLLAEMTSFLLSVCAIDPFKKAHGLVLALLQYVQSQRAENVMVVVMITIKIFIQL; encoded by the exons ATGGTTGTTAACGGAATGTTCTACAACACGGAAGATGCCATAAAATCAACATTCCATCTCGGTTATTACAACGCCCATCTCGGTACCATCTATATTGCCCTGATAAGCAGCCTCATTACCATACCAACATCTACCGCCATGGTGGCCATATTCAAAAAAGTCAAGCGAGTCAGTGCCATCTCTCCTGCCAcaaatcatcacattttctATATCGGAACAGCAGCAGCACAAAATGGACCTGCAAGGAGACAAGTGTTAGTTAGAATCTACGCTATAGCCGCCTGGTTGCTGGTTTTCATGACATCTGCGGTCTCAACCTTCTTTATCATCCTGTACAGCCTTCACTGGGGACAAGATGTGTCTAAGCAGTGGTTATTAgcggaaatgacgtcatttttactGTCAGTGTGTGCAATCGATCCATTCAAG aaagcccatggtctagtTTTAGCACTGCTGCAGTATGTCCAGTCTCAACGTGCTGAGAACGTCATGGTCGTTGTCATGAtcactatcaaaattttcatacaactctga